The following are encoded together in the Terriglobia bacterium genome:
- a CDS encoding GDYXXLXY domain-containing protein produces MNALGKGVAVALIHILIVLSLSGKLLYDRKTRPRIWVRTAQVDPDMPIRGRYINLSLQIHAPEHETNPTPDPKYAYQYNSQYVRVSVENGQLVAHKAETPTGMSVFTWSRQPNQPGNDVYLLSPNVAFFVPEHAEMPRMNRATGDELWAEVTVPRKGPPRPIQLAIKRGAEWIPLTYR; encoded by the coding sequence ATGAATGCTTTGGGTAAGGGCGTGGCCGTCGCGCTGATTCACATCTTGATCGTGCTGAGTCTGAGCGGCAAGCTGCTGTATGACCGCAAAACGCGTCCGCGTATTTGGGTCCGCACCGCGCAAGTGGACCCGGACATGCCCATCCGCGGGCGTTACATCAACTTGAGTTTGCAAATCCACGCGCCGGAACACGAGACCAATCCCACGCCGGACCCCAAGTACGCGTACCAGTACAACTCACAGTACGTGCGTGTTTCCGTGGAGAACGGCCAGCTGGTGGCCCACAAAGCGGAGACGCCCACAGGGATGAGCGTCTTCACCTGGAGCCGGCAACCCAACCAGCCCGGCAACGATGTTTATCTTTTGTCGCCGAACGTGGCGTTCTTCGTGCCGGAGCACGCGGAAATGCCGCGCATGAATCGCGCAACGGGTGACGAGCTGTGGGCTGAAGTCACGGTCCCGCGCAAAGGTCCGCCGCGTCCAATTCAGTTGGCGATCAAGCGCGGCGCAGAGTGGATACCACTGACTTACCGCTAA
- a CDS encoding cadherin-like domain-containing protein, translating into MLLLTIVFATTSTQAQLKRVGPVSASNGFPQWYQDNSGLTMEFCQNLSQAELNGGWCRLLPPVPPTAPEVFPTNFADEHFYWGLNAGALRAPIAGSTQTVVVSLVAGLEGAFATGPVISGNQIVFARVRIKIKPIPYDGTYTVYTPFGKFVFENQLASDPRGLFFTEDVGLTPGDFTLALNGRIGPFLLPSANPGGAEMPALTAANPTPDSDPAHFGGAFVPTPYPGTGKSYIADPKRLGPITGSPIANYLLPDGTTRNANIFRIEGPNGFVYETTDFSLSGRVFEGAIAGRMQVDRASYARSASGNKVDVYATAFPNVQGRLPAGQQPAPITTHLSFFDVPCSATLDAAGNPGPPFSAPAGATPTQMLANGSNYYGQSQPAAIAQEVCVQANAVDAGGQTVSTFIPTLLGDQVFITEALYDPASQSLSVKANSSDQVIAQTLVVEGLGNIDSASGQLLVSPLLAPPAKIRVISSGSGLNEFQVNTGAVAGGGPILPIAVNDGAATSEDTAVTINVLGNDTNAAGGTVSLVSLPALGTAVVNPDGSILYTPNLNANGTDSFSYHVIVGAQVSNEASVTITIAPVNDPPVAVNDAGSALRGVPNSINVLANDTDPDGFADLARAVIVTGNANLGITAGTSFAGGVVTFTPPATAVGGVYTFTYNAVDQSGVASATPATVTITLTSAESITPAKGIYTTKTGRWTVSGTASPSAGQTMRIAYDPGTVATYKVNGACTGNAAGAVLANVTVDATGTWTYDQILASTAGVLNPSNTSGNSAGFWCVAPKTLRITSALSGASATIAISLK; encoded by the coding sequence ATGCTGCTTTTAACCATCGTCTTTGCAACCACTTCCACGCAGGCCCAGCTAAAGCGGGTGGGGCCTGTAAGTGCATCCAACGGATTCCCGCAGTGGTACCAGGACAACAGCGGTCTAACCATGGAATTCTGCCAGAACCTTAGCCAGGCAGAGCTAAACGGCGGGTGGTGCCGGTTGCTGCCGCCGGTTCCGCCGACGGCGCCGGAAGTTTTTCCCACCAACTTCGCCGACGAGCACTTCTACTGGGGACTGAACGCCGGGGCCCTCAGGGCGCCCATCGCCGGCTCAACCCAGACGGTCGTGGTTTCTCTGGTCGCTGGACTGGAAGGCGCATTCGCCACCGGTCCAGTGATCAGCGGGAACCAGATCGTCTTCGCCCGCGTGCGGATCAAGATCAAACCCATCCCTTATGACGGCACCTACACGGTGTACACGCCGTTCGGAAAATTTGTGTTCGAAAACCAATTGGCCAGCGACCCGCGCGGGCTGTTCTTCACCGAAGACGTGGGTCTGACGCCGGGCGACTTCACCTTGGCGCTGAATGGCCGCATTGGACCGTTCCTGCTGCCCTCCGCCAATCCCGGCGGCGCGGAAATGCCAGCGCTGACGGCTGCTAACCCGACTCCGGACAGCGATCCGGCCCACTTTGGCGGCGCATTTGTTCCCACGCCTTATCCGGGAACCGGGAAAAGCTACATCGCCGATCCCAAGCGGCTGGGGCCGATCACCGGCAGCCCGATTGCCAATTACCTGCTGCCCGACGGCACCACGCGCAACGCCAACATCTTCCGCATCGAAGGCCCCAACGGTTTCGTATATGAGACAACCGACTTCAGCCTCTCGGGACGGGTCTTTGAAGGCGCCATCGCCGGACGGATGCAGGTTGACCGGGCAAGCTACGCGCGCTCGGCTTCCGGCAACAAGGTAGACGTTTACGCTACAGCGTTCCCCAACGTCCAAGGACGGCTGCCCGCGGGCCAACAGCCGGCGCCGATTACCACGCATCTTTCCTTCTTTGACGTGCCGTGCTCCGCAACTCTGGATGCGGCGGGCAATCCCGGGCCGCCGTTTAGCGCGCCCGCCGGAGCCACCCCGACGCAGATGCTGGCCAATGGCAGCAACTACTACGGCCAGAGCCAGCCGGCCGCCATCGCGCAGGAAGTCTGCGTGCAGGCCAATGCCGTTGACGCCGGGGGCCAGACGGTCTCCACGTTCATTCCGACTCTGCTGGGCGACCAGGTCTTCATCACCGAAGCGCTGTATGATCCCGCGAGCCAGAGCCTCTCGGTCAAAGCCAACTCCAGCGACCAGGTGATTGCGCAGACCCTGGTAGTTGAAGGTCTGGGCAACATTGATTCCGCGTCCGGACAACTGCTGGTCAGCCCGCTTCTGGCGCCTCCCGCCAAAATCAGGGTGATTTCGTCAGGCAGCGGCTTGAATGAATTCCAGGTGAACACCGGCGCGGTCGCCGGCGGCGGGCCCATCCTGCCCATCGCCGTCAATGACGGTGCAGCTACCAGCGAAGACACGGCTGTCACCATCAACGTTTTGGGCAATGACACCAATGCAGCGGGCGGGACCGTGAGCCTGGTCAGCCTGCCAGCGCTGGGCACCGCCGTGGTCAACCCCGACGGCAGCATTCTGTACACGCCCAACTTGAACGCCAATGGGACGGACAGCTTCAGCTACCACGTAATCGTGGGCGCGCAGGTTTCCAACGAAGCCAGCGTCACCATCACCATTGCTCCGGTAAACGATCCGCCGGTGGCCGTGAATGACGCGGGCTCTGCGCTGCGTGGAGTCCCCAACAGCATCAACGTGCTGGCCAATGACACCGATCCAGACGGCTTCGCTGACCTGGCCCGCGCGGTGATCGTGACCGGCAACGCCAACCTGGGCATCACCGCTGGAACGTCCTTCGCTGGCGGCGTGGTGACCTTCACTCCTCCCGCAACCGCTGTGGGCGGCGTGTACACCTTCACCTACAACGCGGTGGACCAGTCAGGTGTGGCCTCGGCCACGCCGGCCACGGTCACCATAACGCTGACCTCGGCGGAGAGCATTACTCCTGCGAAGGGCATCTACACGACGAAAACCGGTCGCTGGACGGTAAGCGGCACGGCATCGCCCAGCGCCGGCCAGACCATGCGAATCGCCTACGATCCTGGCACCGTTGCTACCTACAAAGTCAACGGCGCTTGCACCGGCAACGCGGCAGGCGCCGTCCTGGCCAACGTAACCGTGGATGCAACCGGGACCTGGACGTATGACCAGATCCTGGCCAGCACCGCAGGCGTTCTCAATCCCAGCAACACGTCGGGCAATTCCGCCGGCTTCTGGTGCGTGGCGCCCAAGACGCTCCGCATCACCTCGGCCCTGAGCGGCGCCAGCGCCACCATCGCCATCAGCTTGAAGTAG
- a CDS encoding DUF2157 domain-containing protein, whose amino-acid sequence MSWEKDLQRWVDANLIDAATAGRVREFEQAAGKGRMRWPAMLAVGFGALMLCAGILLFVASHWDDLSPMQRFALVLGMVAVFHLVASLLGPKVPAIGVALHVAGTVSLGAGIYLAGQIFNLEEHWPGGLMLWSAGAVVAWLILRQWPQALLAAVLIPWWLGGEWSLATESYRGAWNIAAQGFLLLAILYFSATPREPNRALRLGMVWVGAFALIPFIGDVMWSGETYDYYGSTLRHPGLPAHLMVLGYVAAYVPALGIAALIRRKDSVPMFASAVWVFVLAMLSRLHTPSHNPWLYLWVALGACGLCWWGVRENRRLFINFGTAIFALDVITFYFSDVLDKLGRSMGLILLGVIFLAGGWVLNRLRADLIARAASSGGTQ is encoded by the coding sequence ATGAGCTGGGAAAAAGATCTGCAACGCTGGGTTGATGCCAACCTGATTGACGCAGCCACCGCCGGGCGCGTACGCGAGTTCGAGCAGGCCGCGGGCAAAGGACGCATGCGCTGGCCGGCGATGCTGGCCGTCGGGTTTGGGGCGCTCATGCTGTGCGCCGGCATCCTGCTGTTTGTAGCCTCGCACTGGGACGACCTATCGCCCATGCAGCGCTTCGCGCTGGTGCTGGGCATGGTGGCGGTGTTCCACCTGGTCGCCAGCCTGCTGGGGCCCAAGGTGCCGGCCATCGGCGTGGCCCTGCACGTGGCTGGGACGGTGTCACTGGGCGCGGGCATTTATCTGGCCGGGCAGATTTTCAACCTGGAAGAACATTGGCCCGGCGGACTGATGCTGTGGTCGGCGGGCGCGGTGGTGGCATGGCTGATTCTGCGCCAATGGCCGCAGGCGCTGCTGGCAGCGGTGCTGATTCCCTGGTGGCTTGGCGGCGAATGGAGCCTGGCGACGGAGAGCTATCGTGGCGCATGGAACATTGCCGCGCAGGGGTTTTTGTTGCTGGCGATTCTCTACTTCTCGGCCACGCCGCGCGAACCCAATCGCGCTTTGCGCCTGGGTATGGTATGGGTTGGCGCATTCGCTCTCATACCGTTCATCGGCGATGTGATGTGGTCGGGCGAAACCTATGACTATTACGGCTCGACGCTGCGTCACCCTGGACTTCCCGCGCACTTGATGGTGTTGGGCTACGTTGCGGCTTATGTCCCCGCGCTGGGCATTGCCGCGCTGATCAGGAGAAAAGATTCTGTGCCGATGTTCGCCTCCGCGGTGTGGGTATTTGTGCTGGCCATGCTGAGCCGTCTGCACACCCCATCACATAACCCGTGGCTTTATCTTTGGGTGGCGCTCGGGGCCTGCGGACTTTGCTGGTGGGGCGTGCGCGAAAATCGCAGGCTGTTCATCAACTTCGGCACCGCGATCTTCGCCCTGGACGTGATCACCTTCTACTTCTCTGACGTTCTGGACAAGCTGGGCCGGTCCATGGGGCTGATCCTGCTGGGCGTAATTTTCCTGGCTGGAGGCTGGGTGCTGAACCGCTTGCGCGCTGACTTGATCGCGCGCGCCGCGTCGTCGGGAGGAACACAATGA